Within the Pseudonocardia alni genome, the region CTCCGGCTGCAGCACCTCCACGACGTCGGCGATCGCGTCCTTGCTCAGCAGCATCCCGCCGAGCACGGACTGCTCGGCCGTGAGGTCCTGCGGGGGCTGACGGTCGAACGTCGCACCCTCGCCCGGTCCGGAGGCCTTCTCGCCGTCACGGACCGCACGGGGCTTGTTGCCGGGACGATCGTCCGTCAGAGCCATACGCAGCGTCACCCCCGGTGGACACAGTACCGAACGCACGTTCGACGCGCGAGTGGTGCGTCCTGCCCACCCGCGACCGTCGTCGGTGATCTACCGGCCGGCCCGGTGCCCGACGGGCCGCGACGGACGCGGCCCGCGGGACACGGCGCTCGCGTCCCGGTACGACGACAGTAGGTCGGCCGGACGGCGCCTGGCGAACCGACCTGGTGATCGATCTGGGGATGAACTGTGCACGGATGCCGCCCGTCCCGGGACCGTGCTGGGGACAACCTGGGGACAGCGCACAGGATCGGGCAGTCTTTCCTGGTCACAGGCATGTTCACAGCTGTGGACAACTTTGCTCTGGCGTGTCGTCGAACGCCCCGTGCGGGCGTGTCGGAGCGCCCGGCGGGCCGTTCGCCGCCCGGCGCGTCCACAAGCCCGCCCGACGAGTGGAGCGTCACCGGACGGCGTGTCGGCTGCGTGACAAGACATCCCGTCCGGGGTCGTCCGATCGGTGTCGATCGTCCATCCGGGACTGCGGACCGTGTGTGCGGCGCCCGTTCGGGACGGTCCCGGACAGACGACAGGGCGGTGCCCGGAGCACGTGGCTCCGGACACCGCCCTGTTCACTGTCGGTGGTCGTGCGACCACCGGACCGCTCAGCTCGCGACGACCGCGATCGGCAGCTCGGTGGTGACCTCCGGGTGCAGGCGGACCTGCACCTGGTGCTTGCCCAGGGTCTTGAGGTGACCCGGGACGTCGATGCTGCGCTTGTCCAGCAGCGGGCCGCCTGCCGCCTTGACGGCGTCGACGACCTGGGCCGGCGTGATCGATCCGAACAAGCGGCCGGTGTCGCCGGCCTTGGCCGACACGGTCACGTTGATGTTGCGCAGCTGCGAGTCGACCTGCTGGGCGTGGCCCAGGTCGCGGATCTCGCGGGTCTTCTGGGCCCGGCGGATCTGCTCGACCTGCTTCTCGGCGCCACGGGTGGCGACGACCGCGAGCTTGCGCGGCAGCAGGTAGTTGCGACCGTAGCCGTCCTTGACCTCGACGATGTCACCCGGGGCACCCAGGTTCGGGACGTCGGCGTTGAGGATGAGCTTCATGTGTCTCCCCTTCCTCAGCGAGCGGTCGAGGTGTACGGCAGCAGGGCGACCTCACGGGAGTTCTTCACCGCGACGGCGACGTCCCGCTGGTGCTGCCGGCAGTTGCCGGAGACCCGACGGGCACGGATCTTGCCGCGGTCGGAGATGAACTTCCGCAGCAGACCGGTGTCCTTGTAGTCGATCAGCTGGGCCTTGTCCTTGCAGAAAGCGCAGACCTTCTTCTTCGGCTTGCGCACGATGGCCTTGGCCATGGTGGTGCTCCTGGAGATCGTCCTCCGCCCGTCACGGGCGGAGAGGTACGTGGATCAGAAGGGGGGCTCGTCGTCGGACGCGGCGCCACTGCCCGCGGGCGGGGCCGAACCCCAGGGGTCGTCATAGCCGCCGCCGGAGTTGCCTCCACCGCCGGAACCGCCGCCCTGTCGGGCGCCACCGCCGCCGCCACCGTCGTAGCCACCGCCGCCGCCACCGAAGCCACCGGAACCTCCGCCCCGGCTGACCTTGTTGACCTTGGCGGTCGCGTAGCGCAGTGACGGGCCGACCTCGTCGACCTCCATCTCCACGACGGTGCGCTTCTCGCCTTCCTTGGTCTCGAACGACCGCTGGCGCAGGCGACCCTGGACCACGACGCGCGCGCCGCGGGTCAGGGACTCGGCGACGTTCTCCGCCGCCTGGCGCCAGATGTTGCAGCGCAGGAAGAGTGCCTCGCCGTCCTTCCACTCGCCGGACTGGCGGTCGAAGGTGCGCGGGGTGGACGCCACGGTGAAGTTGGCGACCGCGGCGCCGGACGGGGTGAACCGCAGCTCGGGATCCGCCGTCAGGTTGCCCACGACGGTGATGACGGTCTCGCCGGCCATGACGGCTCCAATCAGCCGGCGGCGGGCGCCGGCGTGCGGGTGACGTCCTTGCGCAGGACCTTGGTGCGCAGCACGGACTCGTTCAGACCCAGCTGGCGGTCCAGCTCGGTGACGGTGGCCGGCTCGGCGGTGATGTCGAGGACCGCGTAGATGGCCTCGCCCTGCTTCTTGATCTCGTAGGCCAGGCGGCGCTTGCCCCAGACCTCGATCTTCTCGATCGATCCGCCGTCGTTCTTCACGACGGTGAGGAACTGCTCCAGGGACGGCTGCACAGTGCGCTCGTCCAGGCCGCCGTCGAGGATGACCATGACCTCGTAATGACGCATGAGAACCACTCACCTCCTATGGACTCGAAACGGTCACGGCCCGGACGGCCGTGACAGGAGGTTCTCAGTGCACCCCGACAGTTTCCGGCGGATGCGCGGGAGCCGTGGGGATGCCGGTACAGGCTAGCAACGGCCGTTCCGGCCCCGACCTGCGGGTACGCGGCTCCCCGGATCGCCGGGACGGGTTCGGGCCGTGCCCGCGGAGACGCCGGCCGACGGACGGCTGTCGTTCGTCGCCGACGCCGGCCCCGTCCTCGACGAGCCGCTCGGCGCCGTCACCGACGCCTGACCGGCGGCCCACGGCTGTCGGGGGTCCTCGCTACCGTGCCCGTATGCAGATCGGAGCACACGTCCGCGACGCCGAGGACCCCCTGGCCGCGGCCGCCGAGGTCGGCGCCGAGGTGATCCAGCTGTTCCTGTCCGACCCGCAGGGCTGGAAGAAGCCGCCGCCGCACCCACGGGCGGCGGAGCTGGCCGCGTCGGACGTCGCGGTGGTGGTGCACGCGCCTTACACCGCGAACGTCGCGTCCACGAACAACCGGATCCGCATCCCGAGCCGCAAGATCGTGCAGCAGCACCTGGCCGGGGCGGCCGAGGTCGGCGCGTTCGGCCTGGTCGTGCACGGCGGCCACGTCACGAAGGACGACGACCCGGCCGTCGGGATCGACAACTGGCGCAAGTTCGTCGAGCGCCAGGCCGGGGAGCACGGCTTCGACGTGCCCGTCCTGATCGAGAACACCGCGGGCGGGGACAACGCCATGGCCCGCCGGTTCGACGCGCTGGGCCGGCTGTGGGACGCGGTGGGCGAGTTCGGCGTCGGGTTCTGCCTGGACACCTGTCACGCCTTCGCCGGTGGCGAGGAGCTGGCCGGGATCGTCGAGCGGGTCCGGGGGATCACCGGGCGGATCGACCTGATCCACCTGAACAACTCGCGCGACGCGTTCGACTCCGCCCGCGACCGGCACGCCAACATCGACGACGGGACGATCCCGCCGGACGAGCTGGCCGCCGTCGTCGCGGCGGCGGGGGCACCGGTCGTGGTGGAGACCCCGGCCGAGGGACAGGCCCGCGACATCGCGTTCCTGCGGGAGCACACCTGAGGCGGCCTCAGGCGGTACCGGCGAGCCAGCCGGGCGGCGTGAGCCCCGCCCCGATCTGCAGCCGCGGGGCGTACTGGTCGACGTAGACCCGGGCGGTGAGCTCGCGCCTGGTGCGGACGCGGTGGCCAGCGGGACGATCTCCGGCGGGCGGGCCTCCTCGATCGTCACGACAACCTGCCCCGAGGCCCCGTCCGGCCCGGCCAGCGGCGACGCGTGCGCCACCACCCGGTGCCCGGAGCGCGTCCGCAGCCGGGTCCGCGGCAGCTGCACCAGGTGCCCGTACCGGGACGACGACACCCGGCGCCGGCCGGCCACGCTGAACCGCCGCGTCGACCCGGAGGGCGTGTTCGGCGGGCCCGTCCGCGCCTGAGACCCCGGTTCCGGGAGTCCTCAGCGCCAGGCGAAGACCGGCTGCTCCAGGTGCGCGACCCGGGTCGCGCGCCCGTGCAGGACGACCTCGCGGAACTGGTGGAGCACCGCACCGGTGGGGGCGTGGACGTAGCGGTCGAACAGCGGCACCTGGATCACCGGGGCGTCGGACTCGGGGATCGTGAGGAACCGGGGCTCGTGGTCGATCTCGGCCAGCGGCGGGCGGTGCAGCTCGGCGACCTCGTCCGGGTTGGGCGTCGGCTCGCCCGCGCCGCCGCCCCACAGCACGACCGGGGTGATGACGTAGCCGGAACGGGTCGGGTAGTCGTCGAGCAGACCGAGCACGCGGTCCGGGCCGAGCTCGAGCCCGATCTCCTCGGACACCTCGCGGCGCCCCGCCTGCTCGGCGGTCTCACCCGGGTCGAGCCGTCCGCCCGGAAGGGCCCACTGGCCGGAGTGCGCCCGCAGCGACCGGGCGCGCCGGGTCAGGACGAACGCGACCTCGTCGGCGAGACGGCCGTCGCCGGTGGCACCGGGGACCGGCAGCAGCGTCAGGGTAACGGCGGCGGCCCGCTTCCCCGCCCGGTCCGCCTCCGACGCGGCCCGGCGCTCGGCCGGGGGGAGCGTCGCCAGCGCCGCCTCGACACGCTCCCGCAGCTGGCGCTGCACCGGTTCCGGGACCACCACGTCGTCGGCCATGCCCCGATCGTCGCACCCGCCCGGGCGCCGCACAGGTTCCGTCGCCGCCGCACACGTCACACCCGCTGCGGCGCCACCACACCCTGTGCTGCGACCGGCGGGACACATGCGGCGGCGCGAGGGGCAGCCGCAGTTCAGTCCGCGGGGTCGCGCCGGGGGCGGGCCGCCCGGGACGGCCACGGTTCGGGTGCGGCCGCGCGATCGGAGCGACCGGCGCGGCCGGAGCCCGCGGAACCGGCC harbors:
- the rpsF gene encoding 30S ribosomal protein S6, with amino-acid sequence MRHYEVMVILDGGLDERTVQPSLEQFLTVVKNDGGSIEKIEVWGKRRLAYEIKKQGEAIYAVLDITAEPATVTELDRQLGLNESVLRTKVLRKDVTRTPAPAAG
- a CDS encoding NUDIX hydrolase, which encodes MADDVVVPEPVQRQLRERVEAALATLPPAERRAASEADRAGKRAAAVTLTLLPVPGATGDGRLADEVAFVLTRRARSLRAHSGQWALPGGRLDPGETAEQAGRREVSEEIGLELGPDRVLGLLDDYPTRSGYVITPVVLWGGGAGEPTPNPDEVAELHRPPLAEIDHEPRFLTIPESDAPVIQVPLFDRYVHAPTGAVLHQFREVVLHGRATRVAHLEQPVFAWR
- the rplI gene encoding 50S ribosomal protein L9 — protein: MKLILNADVPNLGAPGDIVEVKDGYGRNYLLPRKLAVVATRGAEKQVEQIRRAQKTREIRDLGHAQQVDSQLRNINVTVSAKAGDTGRLFGSITPAQVVDAVKAAGGPLLDKRSIDVPGHLKTLGKHQVQVRLHPEVTTELPIAVVAS
- the rpsR gene encoding 30S ribosomal protein S18 codes for the protein MAKAIVRKPKKKVCAFCKDKAQLIDYKDTGLLRKFISDRGKIRARRVSGNCRQHQRDVAVAVKNSREVALLPYTSTAR
- a CDS encoding deoxyribonuclease IV produces the protein MQIGAHVRDAEDPLAAAAEVGAEVIQLFLSDPQGWKKPPPHPRAAELAASDVAVVVHAPYTANVASTNNRIRIPSRKIVQQHLAGAAEVGAFGLVVHGGHVTKDDDPAVGIDNWRKFVERQAGEHGFDVPVLIENTAGGDNAMARRFDALGRLWDAVGEFGVGFCLDTCHAFAGGEELAGIVERVRGITGRIDLIHLNNSRDAFDSARDRHANIDDGTIPPDELAAVVAAAGAPVVVETPAEGQARDIAFLREHT
- a CDS encoding single-stranded DNA-binding protein — encoded protein: MAGETVITVVGNLTADPELRFTPSGAAVANFTVASTPRTFDRQSGEWKDGEALFLRCNIWRQAAENVAESLTRGARVVVQGRLRQRSFETKEGEKRTVVEMEVDEVGPSLRYATAKVNKVSRGGGSGGFGGGGGGYDGGGGGGARQGGGSGGGGNSGGGYDDPWGSAPPAGSGAASDDEPPF